From Pseudomonadota bacterium:
AGACATTTTCAGTACTATCTTTGGCAAGCAGGGAAGAAGGGGTGGAAGACCGAGGCACCAGACCCAGGACTTCGGTGACTACATCACCAGAGAACAAGAACCTTCAAGGAATCTGGACCTCCACTATGAACTGGAAATTCCTTTTATGGATTCAATACATGGAGGTGAAAAGAGAATTTCCTTTACAACCCAGCAGGGTTCAGAAGATGTGAATGTTAAAATACCGAAAGGTATCTCTACAGGCAAGAAACTGAGGCTTCAGGGTAAGGGCGGAAAAGACCCCTATACAGGAAAAACTGGAGACCTTTATGTCACAATAAAGGTCGGGGAACACCCTGTATTTAAAAGATTGAATAATGATCTCTACGTAACCAAAGAAATAAAACTTACTGATGCGCTGTTAGGAACAAATGTTGAGGTCCCTTCTATCAATGGTCCCAAACGGGTAACAATACCGCCGGGCATTAAAAGTCATTCCAAGGTTAGACTTAGAGGTCTCGGTGTACCGGATTTAAACAAAGATAGTGCAGGAGATCAATATGTGGAAATAATCGTTGATATACCAAAAAAATTAACTGACAAACAAAAGGCTCTTTTTGAAGAACTAAGGAAGGAAGGAATTTAATGCTGCCAAGGAGGCATATCCTTGATGTAATGGAGTTTGTAAAAGATGAGAAGGATATTATCGCTATGTCTACAATTACCCTTGCTATCGATGCGATAAAATATCTGGAACCCGAATCCAGGAGAGATCACCTTGTTGAAGCGCTGGAGCTAAATGAATTTATCTGTTTTATGTTTCCTCTCAAAAGGCCGCAAAACAGATCATTATTATTTCATATCGTATCGGATTTGCTTGGTCTCCTTCTTTACGGAGTTCCGAAAAAAAGCAAGAAGGCTCTTGAAACCTTAGAATCAATCAACTACTCGGAAAAAAATATGGAGCCCTACCCTATTATAGAAGTATGGGATGCCATGAAAGATAAGGTTTATTCAAAAAAACACGGGGCAGTGAGTATAATAGACGGTTTTGTAAAAAAAATAAGGGTTGAGATGGATATTATTGAACGATATCCTTCTGTAGAAGATATTTTTTATAAATCAAAGGAATATATGTTAGAGTGGCTTCCATCCTTATCAAAATACTATGATAAACGTGGTAAAACAATTAAAGGCGCATATGAGAAATGGTGGTCTGTATGGCTCTGCAATGAAGAGAAGGACCGTATACTATCAGGCATGATAGACAGGCTGTATGTACAGGCGGAAGCAGAATATGGCGTTGCTATTGATAAAGAGAGCATCTTCTCATCAATAAGCCTCGATAAAAATGAAAATAGAAAAGAAAACGAGCACTTTTCAATGTTATACAAGCAAGGTATAAATTTATTGTTAAAAATTTAGCAAGTGGTATTGACAAAAAGGCCTTTATATCCTTATATTATCTTTAGCAATCATTCGTGGCAATTGCCAAAAATCAAATTTCATGAAGGGAGTGTGGTACAATGAAGATTAAACCATTGCAGGACAGGGTCCTTATTAAGAGGATCGAGGAAGAGGAAAAAACAAAAGGGGGTATTATCATCCCGGATGCAGCAAAAGAGAAGCCTCAGGAAGGTAAGGTTATAGCTGTAGGCGACGGCAAAACATTAGAGAGCGGTACAAAGGCGCCTCTGACAGTAAAAGTTGGCGACAAGATACTTTTCGGCAAATACTCAGGTACAGAAATTAAAGTCGATGGTGAAGAACATCTGATCTTAAGAGAAGATGATATCCTTGCTATTGTAAAAGATTAAGAAAGGAGAAAACACAGATGGCAAAAGAGATTAGATATGATCAGGCTGTAAGGGAGGCGCTTCTAAGGGGTGTTAATGCCCTTGCAGATGCAGTGAGGGTAACTCTTGGACCTAAGGGCAGAAATGTAATACTGGATAGGTCGTTTGGGTCCCCCACAGTTACAAAAGACGGCGTTACCGTTGCAAAAGAGATCGAGCTTGAAGACAAGTTCGAGAATATGGGCGCCCAAATGGTAAAAGAAGTTGCAAGCAAAACAAGCGATATAGCAGGCGATGGTACAACTACTGCAACGGTCCTTGCCCAGGCAATATACCGGGAAGGAGCAAAACTTGTCGCAGCAGGCCACAATCCTATGGAGCTTAAAAGAGGTATTGAAAAAGCAGTTGTAGTAATTATTGAAGAACTGAAGAAGATATCCAAACCAACCCAGGATCAGAAAGAAATTGCTCAGGTAGGAACTATCTCAGCGAATAATGACGAAGAGATTGGCAGAATTATTGCTGAAGCCATGGAAAAGGTTGGAAAAGAAGGAGTAATAACAGTAGAAGAAGCAAAGGGAATGGAGACTACTCTCGAAATCGTTGAAGGTATGCAGTTTGATAAGGGCTATATATCTCCGTATTTTGTAACAAATCCTGAAAAGATGGAAGTTGTTATGGATGATCCGGCGATCCTTATTAATGAGAAGAAGATAAGCGCTATGAAGGACCTTCTTCCTATCCTTGAACAAGTTGCAAAGATGGGAAAACCCCTTGTGATTATCTCTGAAGATATTGAAGGTGAAGCCCTGGCAACACTGGTTGTAAACAAACTGAGGGGTTCATTGAAGGTTGTTGCTGTAAAGGCCCCGGGTTTTGGCGACAGAAGAAAGGCAATGCTTGAAGACATCGCAATCCTTACCGGTGGTCAGATGATATCCGAAGAACTTGGTATCAAGCTTGAAACCATTTCTATGAAAGACCTCGGCTCTGCAAAACGCATAGTTATCGACAAAGACAACACGACAATAGTCGACGGCGCTGGCGACCGAAAAGAGATTGAGGGAAGGGTAAAACAGATAAGAGCACAGATAGAAGAGACAACCTCCGACTATGACAGGGAAAAACTCCAGGAAAGACTGGCAAAGCTTGTCGGCGGAGTAGCTGTTATCAACGTAGGCGCTGCAACAGAAACAGAGATGAAAGAAAAGAAAGCCCGCGTAGAAGATGCCCTTCATGCAACAAAAGCAGCAGTAGAAGAAGGCATTGTGCCGGGCGGCGGCGTTGCATATCTGAGATGCCTCCCGAAACTTGATAAACTTAAAGTCGAAGAAGGGGCACAGGAATTTGGCATAAAAATCGTAAAGAAGGCTCTTGAAGAACCATTAAGATGGATTGCAAACAACGCAGGCCATGATGGTTCGATCATAATCGAGAAAGTAAAGAACGGTAAAGGCAGCTTCGGCTTTGATGCAGCCAAAGAGATCTTTGTTGATGATATGATGGCAGTAGGCATTATAGACCCGACAAAAGTAACACGGTCAGCTTTGCAGAACGCTGCGTCTGTAGCATCCTTGATGCTCACAACTGATGCAATGATTGCTGATAAACCCAAAGATAAAGGTTCAATGCCTATGATGCCTCCAGGCGGTATGGGCGGTATGGGCGGTATGGGCGATATGTATTAAAAAATACGAGGGGACTTGCAAAAGTCCCCTCTTTTTTTATTCTCTGCAGGGCTTGCTCACACAGCTTACTGCAAAAGCTTTTTCCGGTTTTTGTCTTTGATAAAACATCCGTATGCGGCAGTGTAGTTCATTTTTCTTTAAAAACCGGATTATTTTTCTCCGTGATACTTGAATGAGACACTGAGCCTTACACGGTAATTTGTTACTTTACCGTTTTCTACTGTCACATCCTGCTTGGTTACCTCTGCAATACGTAAATCTTCAAGTGTTTTCGCGGTAGTTTCAACGGCGATCTTTGCAGCATCTTCCCACGATTTTGGGCTTACCCCTACTATCTCAATGATTTTATACACGCTTCCTGCCATATCAACCTCCTTGATTTATTTTAACAACATTATAGAAGTAATAGCATGGCAATGTGATATGTCAAGCAGGAATTTCTATAAAATATCCAAACGTTAGGTTCATAAGGCGCGGAACACAGTAAAATAATGCTATTTCCAATCCTTTTAAACTTTACACTTTGAAACTTAAGATATTTTTTCAGCTATCGGCAAAGCTTGCTGTAAGCATACCTCCCCTGCCCTGCCTTCAATGTACCCATAAACGGTTTCACATGCAGGGATGTTTTTATTATTTTTCAGCTCATTTGCAATATCTATGATTCTTTTATATGTAAAGCCAAGTTCAAGCGTTTTTTTGATAAACATTTCAAGAAGGTGAGACCACTTTTTTCCTTCCAGTTCAGTATGAACAGTAAGAATGTTCAGGCCATCTGTAAGGGCATTTAAATAAAATTTGGCAAGGGTGTTAATTTCGGTGCCTGCAATACCTACAACCTCATCGAGGGTCGGCAGCGTAGTAGGTATTTCGAGAATCCGAAATGTTTTTTTATCCATTTCCGGAAAAAATGGCGATGTCCCCCGGGCATTGCTTGTATAGACAAAATTATTTTCCTCAAAGAACTTTAAAACATAGGGATTTATCATCCATCCCGGTGCGGCAAAAGACTGCGGATCTTTTTTTACTATATCCCGGTATGTATTAAATGCTTTTTGTAATTCTTCAAAGGTCTTTTCCTTGCTGAAACATTTTATGTGATCATGCCAATAAACATGGTCATGGCCATGAATACCCAATTCATGGCCTTCCTCCATAATTTTATGAAGGAGATATATATTTTTCCTTGCTATCTCAGGTCCGGGAAGCAACAAGCC
This genomic window contains:
- a CDS encoding DnaJ domain-containing protein, whose translation is MATKKDYYETLGVAKTASEEVMKKAYRKLAMKYHPDRNPGDKSAEEKFKEISEAYAVLSDPKKRSQYDTLGMGGFQQSHSEEDIFREFNMGDLFKDLGFGGGDIFSTIFGKQGRRGGRPRHQTQDFGDYITREQEPSRNLDLHYELEIPFMDSIHGGEKRISFTTQQGSEDVNVKIPKGISTGKKLRLQGKGGKDPYTGKTGDLYVTIKVGEHPVFKRLNNDLYVTKEIKLTDALLGTNVEVPSINGPKRVTIPPGIKSHSKVRLRGLGVPDLNKDSAGDQYVEIIVDIPKKLTDKQKALFEELRKEGI
- a CDS encoding polysaccharide deacetylase family protein, translated to MNKTIGIKVDVDTYAGMKKGVPVLLALFKKYNINASFFVPMGKDHTGWTVKRVFTRKGFLKKAGRVGVISTYGIKTLLYGLLLPGPEIARKNIYLLHKIMEEGHELGIHGHDHVYWHDHIKCFSKEKTFEELQKAFNTYRDIVKKDPQSFAAPGWMINPYVLKFFEENNFVYTSNARGTSPFFPEMDKKTFRILEIPTTLPTLDEVVGIAGTEINTLAKFYLNALTDGLNILTVHTELEGKKWSHLLEMFIKKTLELGFTYKRIIDIANELKNNKNIPACETVYGYIEGRAGEVCLQQALPIAEKIS
- the groES gene encoding co-chaperone GroES produces the protein MKIKPLQDRVLIKRIEEEEKTKGGIIIPDAAKEKPQEGKVIAVGDGKTLESGTKAPLTVKVGDKILFGKYSGTEIKVDGEEHLILREDDILAIVKD
- the groL gene encoding chaperonin GroEL (60 kDa chaperone family; promotes refolding of misfolded polypeptides especially under stressful conditions; forms two stacked rings of heptamers to form a barrel-shaped 14mer; ends can be capped by GroES; misfolded proteins enter the barrel where they are refolded when GroES binds) is translated as MAKEIRYDQAVREALLRGVNALADAVRVTLGPKGRNVILDRSFGSPTVTKDGVTVAKEIELEDKFENMGAQMVKEVASKTSDIAGDGTTTATVLAQAIYREGAKLVAAGHNPMELKRGIEKAVVVIIEELKKISKPTQDQKEIAQVGTISANNDEEIGRIIAEAMEKVGKEGVITVEEAKGMETTLEIVEGMQFDKGYISPYFVTNPEKMEVVMDDPAILINEKKISAMKDLLPILEQVAKMGKPLVIISEDIEGEALATLVVNKLRGSLKVVAVKAPGFGDRRKAMLEDIAILTGGQMISEELGIKLETISMKDLGSAKRIVIDKDNTTIVDGAGDRKEIEGRVKQIRAQIEETTSDYDREKLQERLAKLVGGVAVINVGAATETEMKEKKARVEDALHATKAAVEEGIVPGGGVAYLRCLPKLDKLKVEEGAQEFGIKIVKKALEEPLRWIANNAGHDGSIIIEKVKNGKGSFGFDAAKEIFVDDMMAVGIIDPTKVTRSALQNAASVASLMLTTDAMIADKPKDKGSMPMMPPGGMGGMGGMGDMY
- a CDS encoding dodecin family protein; the encoded protein is MAGSVYKIIEIVGVSPKSWEDAAKIAVETTAKTLEDLRIAEVTKQDVTVENGKVTNYRVRLSVSFKYHGEK